The genomic stretch CTACTGGCATACTCTTGTCCAATTTGCATATCTAGGTTTAGTCTTTTCAATATTAATGTTGTTATTAGTTCGATTAGTCGTATATTAGATTTATTTGGGATGAACTATTagactattttcaagtttaggCTTCCCTCTATTATTGGCCCTGTATATTTTTGGTCTAATCTTcgttaatatttatattattattagtttgattaattttagtttattcttTTAGTTATAAGAATGAGCTATTAGGCTATTCAACATGTTTAAGCTTGTCTATATTGGCCCGTTATATATTTGGTTATGTGATAGCCCTCACTAATTTATTACGTTTTGGATCACTTAAACAAGAAATTACTActatattctactatattagCTATCTCACTAATTTATATTACTTTCATTTTGGATCACTTAAATATGACATTACTActatattctactatattacTCTAATATATTACCagtaattttctttattttatactccctccgtcccggactacttgcacttatttcctttctgggcgtcccaagttatttgcactatttcaatttttagtaaaaattatcacctacagccgcaattgttgactttgctatacactcattccttaatctctgtgccgaaaaggaaatgtgcgagtagtccgggacggagggagtataatcataattataacttttCTTTCGAATACAAATCATTAAAATCTTTTAGTCTTTTTATTAGAACAATGACCATTAGTAATTTTTCTACATGTCATTTAgctattatttttattgtttcttactccctccatctgcCATTAGAAGTCTTATTTttgggcggcacgagttttaataaatgcttAAAAAAAGAGTTGATACATAATAAATAGGATCACGATGGGCACATGGGCATCATTGCCAAAATAACTGGTTCTAATTAAATACGATAACATGATATTGATAAAAAGAAATTTACACTAACATGATTCAAACAGTTATGGAAAAACCAAACTACCATCATGCATCACAAACCTTAATTATTCACCTAATTCAATCAAATTTGGTATATATTCTAGTCAAAACACATTTTCCCCTTTAAGGTGTCTCTCTCAAAATCAAATATTTCTAAAACAATTCTAATTTTAGACAAGGTTGTATAAAATCTTGtaaaatgtttttgttttgagtgAAATTGAATAGATCATAtagtttataaattaataaaatgggTTGTTAGATGAATAATGTATTCTTATATATACTAGCAAGCAAATGCGCCAGAAGTGATTGCCTCCTAAAATTAGTAAATTCGATTTCAGCACAAATGAGTTGTAAAATCAAAAGTTATAGTAAATGATAGTTTTAATTAAGTACCATTCAATTGACAACTAAAGCCAAGAGAAGTGCATTTGGCCATTAAATACTATACTACTCTCTACGCATGTCTAATAAACGCACTATTTACGGCCTATTTTGCACAAATTCATTATCAAATTAACCGTAAAAATTCAACCACCTATTCCAATTTAGGACCATACATGTTGCTGGCCTATGTATATAGTATTTATATTCATAGAGTGGCCCTAGTGAGATTAATACGTTTGAATTTTTCAATGCTACTTAAAGGATTAATTAGTTAGCTTAATCATAATTGCTACTAATTGATTGGTTGAAGGGTGTATCCATTGCTTCAAACCACGATAAAACGAACCTTCTCCCTACCtgttaaattaataatttaatccTTCAAAACTCTTTTTAAATTAACAATAATCTGTCGGATGAATAAAACAATTGCTCTCTTCGTCTAAAAAGACTAAACATCAAATTAAACCTCGATTTCTTCGAATAGAACTTTCCTTACTTCAGATTGTTGAAATATAAAGACTAAAATTTTGCTTAGATTTATAGATAAAATTAGAGATTAAGTAAAGGGGAGCATTAAACAAAGGAGGGAAAATATCCAAATCGagtaacaataaaaaaaaggcgATTTGCCTCATTGCATGTTATAATGTTAATAAGCAGAAAATAAAAAGGTGTTTTTCTTTATGTAAATGAAGCATGTGGGTTGATGGCCCCATGAAAACTATAGTATATGAATTTTAAGTGGGCAGCTTtacttttataaataaatttctttGTTAATTACAATAATGTACATACACAACAAATTTCAATAACAATTCTTTTCTTCAATATCATCAACcgattttgttttttattttgtgtgaagAAAGAAAGGATGGAAAGAATCCCTGGATTTGAATTAAATATTGGTACCTACAATTGCTTTTTTATGGAGGGGGACAGTGACCCCAAAATGTGAGTTGTATAAAGTAGTTTCGGAgtaattttcttaattaaatttaattaggaaaaaaaagaaagaattatgacctaaaaggtGCCCTTTGAGGAATGCCTTTTCTTCTTGATCTTGGAGGTGGAGGGGGCGTGGGCGGGTATATGTCTTGTTGTGACCCCTCACGCAACTCCTCTTCCTCTTgatttgatgatgatgatgccgATATTCCTTGGATGATAAAGCTTCCATCCCCATTTCCCTTTATTCCTACAAGCTAACATTCATATAACATAATATTATTCCAATGCCAATTTTGAATTAGgaaaacaataaattaattagttgaAATTGCGAATTAATTGAGTAATTAAGTAGAGAGAGGGGGAGAAGATGGTGACCTTGCATCCGAGGGAACAGAAGCGGAATGTATCCAAGAGGCTTCTCCCGCAGATTTCGCAGAGATGAGAGACGGCTTTCCCTCCTTTAGGCTGAGGCCGCTCGTTGAGGAACAAAACCCTTGCGCTGTTAATCACATACGTCTGGACTCCGGTTATGTCCAGAACCTTCTGAATCTCCGAAACCCTCACCACATCGTGATACGAAGATCTCCGTATCTGCAACTCGAAATTCGCAATGCCGTCGCGATTAATCGGTGGAGGAAACAAGGAGCCTCTCAATCGAGGTAACGCCCAATCTCAATTGACGTAACGTACGCTGCAATCAACCAATCgaattgaaaaaattgaaaaacctgAATAACTTGATGATCCTTGTGTTTGGAGGAGCGGCAGTAGAAGCAGAAGGCGTCGGCATTGCAATCCAGGCAGAACATGTTGCATTCGCTCCGGGCGGCGTCGCCGTGGCTGCGGCAGATGTTGAAGAAAGAGGTGCTCAGAAGCCTCTCCAGCCATGGCGGAACCAGCATTATTCACTGTATctaatttagagagagagaatacaCATTTACCATTCTCGAATTTGgattcagagagagagagagagaggggagaggCCTAACCTAAACAACCAGCAACTTAAAAATCAACAACAAAGCTACACCGAAGCGAAGGAAGGGACAAAAGCCTAATGTTATGAAGAATCAAGGGCCAGGATTGAAATAGGTGGCTCAGGATTTCCGTGGGCCGTTGGATGTGAGGAGGGATGGGTTTGGCGCTTACGCTAACAATATTTTGGATCTTCTTTGCGTTTGTACGTACGAGTTCGGCCACCGCGCCACGCTACAGCTTACGACGTCGTTTCGTTCGCTTGAGTTAACTACTCTAAATCACGATTTGTCCAAAATACCCTCGAGATTTCACATTATTCAAGCGTGAGATTTAGGCAGGATGTCACGTCCGGAATAATCAAACATAAGCTACggaattctttttttattattattatttttatttcacgATGTCACGATTTTGATATCTGACTCCTTTTTTATGGATAAATTTCGTTAAAGATAACCACTtcaatattataatatcttatATTTAAACAgtacgaattttaataaaattattaaactttGTAAAGAATCAATTATGAGATCAATATGGAGCAGTCCAAATAAGGAAATATGTTCGATTATGTACAGTGATTCTtgatttacaaaaaaaatatttcaattattcGGATAATGATCACATCCTCTTACGAAATActgtaaatttaattaatgttgACAACTGAGATATGGACGTAATTTCGCcatagtattttaaaaaatacaacatCAATATTTTAACGAATATGATACCGAATTTTTGAGTTGTTACTAGACTACATCAAAATTTATGAAGAGCTGCATATGTATGTGGTAGAGTTTGGATACAATTATTCtccataataaattaatttagaaaatatgattattgtttttaatttatcaagTGGTTAGGCCTACCGTTTCTGGCCTGTCACCAAACGCCCAAAACTCACTTCGTCTCTCCAAAATAGGAGAAAAGCACTCGTGCTCCAGAGATAATCAGTTAGGATTAGTCAATATCTTTTTGATTAAACGTATGCCTAGAATACTTTAGTTGACTCTACTTGTCTCTTTAAAGATAAGAACCGGTATAGTTTATATAACAACTACgataaatccaaattaaattcgcaattaaataatatatcATGTGAATGTAATTTCTACCATATCCAACGATTGTTTCAATGCTCTAAATTTGTTCCAATGTTCGTTCTCTTACGTGTGAAAGACAACGTAAATCTACACGATttacatatttttgtgtttttttttcatttgatgaGAAACGATTAGTATCCACACGAAGTTTGTGAATCTCAAACAATTTGTATTAAATACTATGCATTAGATATTTGAAATTGAACTAATCTTAATGAAAAGAAGATACTCACTCAGTCCCAAAAGAATACGCACTTTGAATTCGACGcaaattttaatatgaaatttgtaaagtaaaatagatgtagagagaaaaagtaattaaaatattattagtgaaaaatgaATTGCACCTTATTAGAGATAAAAGAATATCTAAAATTagatagtgcatattcttgtgggacgaatgaagtattaattatttcacaCTAAAGATTTGaggatgaaaagaaaaaggataaaAGGAATCTATTAGGTTAAATTCAAGAAACAAGGAGTATGAAGAAATGAACAGGAAAGAATACATCTTTATTGCTGGCGGAACAATCAAGTTTGGCACAAAACTAAGACAATCGGGATTAACAATCAATAAACAAGTAGAGAATATTAATAATCGCACTCTTCAATCTTCATCTATAGCGATCTTCACTCATCACTATGCCTTATGCGTTAATTAATTACTGGAAGATTATGTCTTATTATGACATATACTTAATAGctttgtattttgttttcaatggtagagcatccgcaatagcggaTGTCGCGACGAACTTGCGGCTCATCATACCTGTTACGATTTCTCAGAGATGAAACTGACGAGTGATTGAAAGCCGCGAATGGAAATTTTGGGACTCTTTATTTCTCAAGAACAAAGCTTACAATTTGAATTTGGGAAAATCACTCTCTAAACTAATTCCCTTTCTTTCCTTTTATAAAACGCTATACAACTAACTAACAACTTATTaaatcctacggctaggatttAATCTTCACTACTCCTTCATCCAACGGCCCCATGAGCCTTCTCGGCCCATTGCTAAATTTCTTTACTTCTGACTTGATTGTGAGATATTGCAACTGAGCAATTAACTcccacaaatctccaccttcatTGCTTAGTTGAATTTCTGGACATCATCGTTTACACAAACTCACTAGCCTCAAACGCAATTCAAACTTCTCCTTAGGCAGTGGTTTGGTCAGCATGTCCGCCGGGTACTCAGCTGTATCAACTTTGAACAGCTTCACCCTTCCATTCTCTACTTCTTCTCTAACAAAATGTAGccgcacatcaatgtgcttactACGTTCATGAAACACCTGATGCTTTGCTAAACTCACAGCATCATTGTTGTCACAACCAATGGAGATTGCAGCCTGCTCCACTCCAAAATCAGCAACAATGCCTCTTAACCATGTACTTTCTTTTACTGCAGATGTCAATGCAATATATTCAGCTTCAGTCGTGGAGAGAGCCACCACATTTTGCAGGCTTGACTTCCAACTCACAGTCGTACCATACGTTGTGAAAATATAACCAGATTGAGATTTCCTAGTGTCCACACTTCCTGCAAAGTCACTGTCACAAAACTCAATCAGTGCATCTTCCTCATTGTAGTTGTTGCTTTTGAATAGGATCCCTACATCTCCAGCTCCCTTCAGATACCTAAGTATCCATTTTAATGCCTACCAGTGTTCTCTCCCATGATTGCTCATATACCTGCTTGTGCAGCTTATAGCATGTGCCGCATGCAATCATGGCATACATCACACTTCCTACCACATTTGCATATGGGATAGCCTGCATTTCAAGCTTCTCCTCATCACTCTTTGGTGACTGCTCCACAGTCAGTCTGAAATGCTGTGCAAGGGGAGTTGCTGTCATTTTTGAAACATCCATTCTGAACCTCTTCAACACTCTTGATATATAATCAGTTTGGTCCAGCCAAATTTCCCTTTTATCTTTGTTTCTCACAATATTCATGCCATGTATCCTCCTAGCTCCACCtagatccttcatatcaaagGCTAGACTCAAatccttcttgattttctggatCTCAAGACTTGATGCACCTGCTActagcatgtcatcaacatataggaGTAGATAGGCCACTGCAACTTTGTCTCTCTTCTTGATGTACACACACTCATCATAGCTGGACCTCTCAAACCCATTGCTCAACACATaatcatcaaacttcttgtgccACTGCCTACTTGCTTGTTTCAGGCCATATATGCTCTTTTTGAGCAGGCACACCTTGTTCTCCATCACAAGTTTGATAAACCCCTCTGGTTGGCACATGTAAATGGTTTCCTCTAGATCCCCATGTTGAAAAGTTGTCTTGACATCCAATTGCTCAAGCTCCCAATCAAGCCTTGCAACCAATGCCAACAGAATTCTTATTGAAGTGTGCTTGACTATGAGTGAGAATACTTCAGTGTAATCAATACCCTGCTCTTGTGTGAATCCACGGGCCACTAATCTTGCCTTGAATCTGATTTATTGATTATCTGCAGATTCTATCTTCCTTTTGAACAGCCACTTACAAGTTACTAGCCTTCTACCCTCCACCTTATCAACTAGGATCCAAGTACCATTCTTGATGAGAGAATCAATTTCATCAACCATGGCCTTTAGCCACTTGTCTCTATCTTTACAATTCATAGCTTCCTTATAGGACCTTGGCTCAGAAAACTCAATCTCCTCTGCCATGCACAGTGCAAAGTATAGCAATTCAGTGTCTGCAAATCTGACCGGAGGCTTAACATTCCTTCTGGTTCTATCTCGAGCCAACTGATAAGTTGAGATGTCTGGCTGAGCTTCCCTACTCTTTGGTTCTTCATCAACATTAGATTGCACAGCAGCTTCCTCACCAGAGGGTCCCTGGCTCTCCACCTCAAACTGAGTTACCTGCTGAGGCTTTTCAATCAAATTATCTGTTTTCTTGAAAGGCATCTCTGACTCCACAAAAGTCACATCCCTACTGATCAAGACTTTGTGATTTCCAGGCTCCACACACCAAAGTCTATAGCCCTTCACCCCTTGTTGATACCCCAACATTACACACCTTAAGGCCCTAGCATCTAACTTGGTTTGCTTCACATACACAAAAGCCTTACAACCAAATGTCTTGAGGTGAGAGTAGTCCCCATAGCTGTCATACCATCTAATATCTGGAGTGTCCCCGTCAATGCTAGAGGATGGACACTTGTtaatcaacttcacagcagtaGCCACAACCTCTGCCCAAAATCTCTTCTCCATGCCTGAGGCCAGCAGCATACACCTTACTCTCTCCATAATTGTCATGTTGCCCCTTTCTGCAACatcattttgctgaggatttaAGGGAACAGTACGGTGTCTCTTTAACCCCTTGGTT from Salvia splendens isolate huo1 chromosome 4, SspV2, whole genome shotgun sequence encodes the following:
- the LOC121798612 gene encoding protein RGF1 INDUCIBLE TRANSCRIPTION FACTOR 1 isoform X1 → MLVPPWLERLLSTSFFNICRSHGDAARSECNMFCLDCNADAFCFYCRSSKHKDHQVIQIRRSSYHDVVRVSEIQKVLDITGVQTYVINSARVLFLNERPQPKGGKAVSHLCEICGRSLLDTFRFCSLGCKLVGIKGNGDGSFIIQGISASSSSNQEEEELREGSQQDIYPPTPPPPPRSRRKGIPQRAPFRS
- the LOC121798612 gene encoding protein RGF1 INDUCIBLE TRANSCRIPTION FACTOR 1 isoform X2 — translated: MLVPPWLERLLSTSFFNICRSHGDAARSECNMFCLDCNADAFCFYCRSSKHKDHQVIQIRRSSYHDVVRVSEIQKVLDITGVQTYVINSARVLFLNERPQPKGGKAVSHLCEICGRSLLDTFRFCSLGCKE